One Lutra lutra chromosome 7, mLutLut1.2, whole genome shotgun sequence DNA window includes the following coding sequences:
- the KLHL25 gene encoding kelch-like protein 25 isoform X2: MSVSVHETRKSRSSTGSMNITLFHKASHPDCVLAHLNTLRKHCMFTDVTLWAGDRAFPCHRAVLAASSRYFEAMFSHGLRESRDDTVNFQDNLHPEVLELLLDFAYSSRIVINEENAESLLEAGDMLQFHDVRDAAAEFLEKNLFPSNCLGMMLLSDAHQCRRLYEFSWRMCLLHFETVRQSEDFNSLSKDTLLDLISSDELETEDERVVFEAILQWVKHDLQQRQAHLPELLRSVRLALLPADCLKEAVSGEALLMADERTRLIIDEALRCKTKILQNDGVVTSPCARPRKAGHTLLILGGQTFMCDKIYQVDHKAKEIIPKADLPSPRKEFSASAIGCKVYVTGGRGSENGVSKDVWVYDTVHEEWSKAAPMLIARFGHGSAELENCLYVVGGHTSLAGVFPASPSVSLKQVEKYDPGANKWTMVAPLRDGVSNAAVVSAKLKLFVFGGTSIHRDMVSKVQCYDPSENRWTIKAECPQPWRYTAAAVLGSQIFIMGGDTEFTAASAYRFDCETNQWTRIGDMTAKRMSCHALASGNKLYVVGGYFGTQRCKTLDCYDPTSDTWNCITTVPYSLIPTAFVSTWKHLPS; the protein is encoded by the coding sequence ATGTCGGTCAGCGTCCACGAGACCCGGAAGTCGCGGAGCAGCACGGGCTCCATGAACATCACCCTCTTCCACAAAGCCTCCCACCCCGACTGCGTGCTGGCCCACCTCAACACGCTGCGCAAGCACTGCATGTTCACGGATGTCACGCTCTGGGCCGGCGACCGCGCCTTCCCCTGCCACCGCGCCGTGCTGGCCGCGTCCAGCCGCTACTTCGAGGCCATGTTCAGCCACGGCCTGCGGGAGAGCCGGGACGACACGGTCAACTTCCAGGACAACCTGCACCCTGAGGTGCTGGAGCTGCTGCTGGACTTCGCCTACTCGTCCCGCATCGTCATCAACGAGGAGAACGCCGAGTCGCTGCTGGAGGCCGGCGACATGCTGCAGTTCCACGACGTGCGCGACGCCGCCGCCGAGTTCCTGGAGAAGAACCTGTTCCCCTCCAACTGCCTGGGCATGATGCTGCTCTCGGACGCGCACCAGTGCCGCAGGCTGTACGAGTTCTCCTGGCGCATGTGCCTGCTGCACTTCGAGACTGTGCGGCAGAGCGAGGACTTCAACAGCCTGTCCAAGGACACCCTGCTGGACCTCATCTCCAGCGACGAGCTGGAGACGGAGGACGAGCGCGTGGTCTTCGAGGCCATCCTCCAATGGGTGAAGCACGACCTGCAGCAGAGGCAGGCCCACCTGCCCGAGCTGCTCCGGAGCGTGCGGCTGGCCCTGCTGCCGGCGGACTGCCTGAAGGAGGCCGTCTCCGGCGAGGCCCTCCTCATGGCCGACGAGCGCACCAGGCTCATCATAGACGAGGCGCTCCGTTGCAAGACCAAGATCCTGCAGAACGACGGGGTGGTCACCAGCCCCTGCGCCCGGCCGCGCAAGGCAGGCCACACGCTGCTGATCCTGGGGGGCCAGACCTTCATGTGCGACAAGATCTACCAGGTGGACCACAAGGCCAAGGAGATCATCCCCAAGGCCGACCTGCCCAGCCCCCGGAAGGAATTCAGCGCCTCAGCCATCGGCTGCAAGGTCTACGTGACCGGGGGCCGGGGCTCCGAGAATGGGGTCTCTAAGGACGTGTGGGTGTATGACACTGTCCACGAGGAGTGGTCCAAGGCGGCACCCATGCTGATCGCCCGCTTCGGTCACGGCTCAGCAGAGCTGGAGAACTGCCTCTACGTGGTCGGGGGACACACTTCCCTGGCAGGCGTCTTCCCCGCCTCCCCTTCGGTCTCCCTGAAGCAGGTGGAGAAGTATGACCCCGGGGCTAACAAGTGGACGATGGTGGCCCCGTTGAGGGATGGAGTCAGCAACGCCGCCGTGGTGAGCGCCAAGCTGAAGCTCTTCGTTTTCGGGGGGACCAGCATCCACCGAGACATGGTGTCCAAGGTCCAGTGCTATGACCCCTCGGAGAACCGGTGGACCATCAAGGCCGAGTGCCCCCAGCCTTGGCGGTACACAGCAGCCGCCGTGCTGGGCAGCCAGATCTTCATCATGGGAGGTGACACGGAGTTCACGGCCGCCTCAGCCTACCGCTTCGACTGCGAGACCAACCAGTGGACGCGGATCGGGGACATGACCGCCAAACGCATGTCGTGCCATGCCCTGGCCTCGGGCAACAAGCTCTATGTGGTGGGGGGCTACTTCGGGACCCAGAGGTGTAAGACCCTGGACTGCTATGACCCCACTTCGGACACGTGGAACTGCATCACCACCGTGCCCTACTCGCTCATCCCCACGGCCTTTGTCAGCACCTGGAAGCACCTGCCATCGTGA
- the KLHL25 gene encoding kelch-like protein 25 isoform X1, whose protein sequence is MDLQVDTDVASSPGTGRLSMSVSVHETRKSRSSTGSMNITLFHKASHPDCVLAHLNTLRKHCMFTDVTLWAGDRAFPCHRAVLAASSRYFEAMFSHGLRESRDDTVNFQDNLHPEVLELLLDFAYSSRIVINEENAESLLEAGDMLQFHDVRDAAAEFLEKNLFPSNCLGMMLLSDAHQCRRLYEFSWRMCLLHFETVRQSEDFNSLSKDTLLDLISSDELETEDERVVFEAILQWVKHDLQQRQAHLPELLRSVRLALLPADCLKEAVSGEALLMADERTRLIIDEALRCKTKILQNDGVVTSPCARPRKAGHTLLILGGQTFMCDKIYQVDHKAKEIIPKADLPSPRKEFSASAIGCKVYVTGGRGSENGVSKDVWVYDTVHEEWSKAAPMLIARFGHGSAELENCLYVVGGHTSLAGVFPASPSVSLKQVEKYDPGANKWTMVAPLRDGVSNAAVVSAKLKLFVFGGTSIHRDMVSKVQCYDPSENRWTIKAECPQPWRYTAAAVLGSQIFIMGGDTEFTAASAYRFDCETNQWTRIGDMTAKRMSCHALASGNKLYVVGGYFGTQRCKTLDCYDPTSDTWNCITTVPYSLIPTAFVSTWKHLPS, encoded by the coding sequence GTCGGCTCAGCATGTCGGTCAGCGTCCACGAGACCCGGAAGTCGCGGAGCAGCACGGGCTCCATGAACATCACCCTCTTCCACAAAGCCTCCCACCCCGACTGCGTGCTGGCCCACCTCAACACGCTGCGCAAGCACTGCATGTTCACGGATGTCACGCTCTGGGCCGGCGACCGCGCCTTCCCCTGCCACCGCGCCGTGCTGGCCGCGTCCAGCCGCTACTTCGAGGCCATGTTCAGCCACGGCCTGCGGGAGAGCCGGGACGACACGGTCAACTTCCAGGACAACCTGCACCCTGAGGTGCTGGAGCTGCTGCTGGACTTCGCCTACTCGTCCCGCATCGTCATCAACGAGGAGAACGCCGAGTCGCTGCTGGAGGCCGGCGACATGCTGCAGTTCCACGACGTGCGCGACGCCGCCGCCGAGTTCCTGGAGAAGAACCTGTTCCCCTCCAACTGCCTGGGCATGATGCTGCTCTCGGACGCGCACCAGTGCCGCAGGCTGTACGAGTTCTCCTGGCGCATGTGCCTGCTGCACTTCGAGACTGTGCGGCAGAGCGAGGACTTCAACAGCCTGTCCAAGGACACCCTGCTGGACCTCATCTCCAGCGACGAGCTGGAGACGGAGGACGAGCGCGTGGTCTTCGAGGCCATCCTCCAATGGGTGAAGCACGACCTGCAGCAGAGGCAGGCCCACCTGCCCGAGCTGCTCCGGAGCGTGCGGCTGGCCCTGCTGCCGGCGGACTGCCTGAAGGAGGCCGTCTCCGGCGAGGCCCTCCTCATGGCCGACGAGCGCACCAGGCTCATCATAGACGAGGCGCTCCGTTGCAAGACCAAGATCCTGCAGAACGACGGGGTGGTCACCAGCCCCTGCGCCCGGCCGCGCAAGGCAGGCCACACGCTGCTGATCCTGGGGGGCCAGACCTTCATGTGCGACAAGATCTACCAGGTGGACCACAAGGCCAAGGAGATCATCCCCAAGGCCGACCTGCCCAGCCCCCGGAAGGAATTCAGCGCCTCAGCCATCGGCTGCAAGGTCTACGTGACCGGGGGCCGGGGCTCCGAGAATGGGGTCTCTAAGGACGTGTGGGTGTATGACACTGTCCACGAGGAGTGGTCCAAGGCGGCACCCATGCTGATCGCCCGCTTCGGTCACGGCTCAGCAGAGCTGGAGAACTGCCTCTACGTGGTCGGGGGACACACTTCCCTGGCAGGCGTCTTCCCCGCCTCCCCTTCGGTCTCCCTGAAGCAGGTGGAGAAGTATGACCCCGGGGCTAACAAGTGGACGATGGTGGCCCCGTTGAGGGATGGAGTCAGCAACGCCGCCGTGGTGAGCGCCAAGCTGAAGCTCTTCGTTTTCGGGGGGACCAGCATCCACCGAGACATGGTGTCCAAGGTCCAGTGCTATGACCCCTCGGAGAACCGGTGGACCATCAAGGCCGAGTGCCCCCAGCCTTGGCGGTACACAGCAGCCGCCGTGCTGGGCAGCCAGATCTTCATCATGGGAGGTGACACGGAGTTCACGGCCGCCTCAGCCTACCGCTTCGACTGCGAGACCAACCAGTGGACGCGGATCGGGGACATGACCGCCAAACGCATGTCGTGCCATGCCCTGGCCTCGGGCAACAAGCTCTATGTGGTGGGGGGCTACTTCGGGACCCAGAGGTGTAAGACCCTGGACTGCTATGACCCCACTTCGGACACGTGGAACTGCATCACCACCGTGCCCTACTCGCTCATCCCCACGGCCTTTGTCAGCACCTGGAAGCACCTGCCATCGTGA